Proteins encoded in a region of the bacterium genome:
- a CDS encoding DUF4143 domain-containing protein encodes DILPPPALARELVGRVEPMTLYPFSQGELEGHREGFIEALFAPTPLPRDLGEPVADAAARVLAGGYPEPLRRNDAGRREAWYEAYLTTILQRDLREVGDADRLAALPRLLAMAAARSASLLNISELSRSLAIPRSTLDRYLALLEAACLLRRLPAWSGNLGKRLTRAPKLMLEDSGLAAHLLGLGSNGLDPDRFGPLLEAFVARELVRQASWSSARVGIHHFRTTAGLEVDLLLEDPRGRLVAIEVKASQTLRDRDLKPLRSLGDTLGSKLLRGVLLHLGAQRVDFGPNLHAMPLAALWRLGRAAHDQPAA; translated from the coding sequence CGGACATCCTCCCGCCGCCGGCCCTCGCCCGGGAGTTGGTGGGCCGCGTCGAGCCGATGACCCTGTACCCCTTCAGCCAGGGCGAGCTCGAAGGGCACCGCGAGGGCTTCATCGAGGCGCTCTTCGCGCCGACGCCCTTGCCGCGGGATCTCGGAGAGCCCGTCGCCGACGCAGCCGCTCGCGTGCTCGCCGGCGGCTACCCGGAACCCTTGCGGCGCAATGACGCCGGCCGCCGCGAGGCCTGGTACGAGGCCTACCTTACCACCATCCTGCAGCGCGATCTGCGCGAGGTCGGCGACGCCGATCGCCTCGCCGCGCTGCCGCGCCTGCTCGCCATGGCCGCAGCGCGCAGCGCCAGCCTGCTCAACATCTCCGAGCTCTCGCGCAGTCTCGCGATACCGCGCAGCACGCTCGACCGCTACCTCGCGCTCCTCGAAGCGGCCTGCCTGCTGCGGCGGCTGCCCGCCTGGTCGGGCAATCTCGGCAAGCGGCTGACCCGCGCGCCCAAGCTGATGCTCGAAGATTCCGGGCTCGCCGCCCACTTGCTCGGACTCGGCAGCAATGGACTCGATCCCGACCGCTTCGGCCCCTTGCTCGAAGCCTTCGTGGCGAGGGAGTTGGTGCGGCAGGCGAGCTGGTCATCCGCGCGCGTGGGGATCCATCACTTTCGCACGACCGCAGGCCTCGAGGTCGACCTGCTGCTCGAAGATCCGCGCGGCCGGCTCGTCGCCATCGAGGTCAAGGCCAGCCAGACGCTGCGCGATCGCGACCTCAAGCCGCTGCGCAGCCTCGGCGACACACTGGGGTCGAAGTTGCTGCGCGGGGTGCTGCTTCATCTCGGCGCGCAGCGTGTGGACTTCGGGCCCAACCTGCAC